Proteins co-encoded in one Medicago truncatula cultivar Jemalong A17 chromosome 8, MtrunA17r5.0-ANR, whole genome shotgun sequence genomic window:
- the LOC11418892 gene encoding uncharacterized protein At5g48480, whose translation MDPQLSAVGIILYVEPEKVNDAVAFYKAAFDAVEANDPYFAAQVIIGGTVYLIEYHEDPSDLTGSATTVGVADVAATVQKAVSAGAVEEELDEFAPTYAGQHIVKLRDPFGYVWYICEGKSLAKLQ comes from the exons ATGGATCCTCAACTTTCTgctgtgggaataattctataTGTGGAACCTGAAAAGGTGAACGATGCTGTTGCCTTCTACAAGGCAGCCTTTGATGCTGTCGAGGCGAATGATCCCTATTTTGCAGCTCAGGTTATTATTGGTGGCACCGTCTATTTGATAGAGTACCACGAGGACCCTTCCGACCT GACCGGCTCTGCTACGACGGTTGGAGTGGCGGATGTCGCAGCTACCGTACAGAAGGCTGTGAGCGCTGGGGCTGTTGAGGAAGAGCTTGATGAATTTGCACCTACTTATGCTGGTCAGCACATTGTGAAGCTGAGGGATCCATTTGGTTATGTTTGGTACATTTGTGAGGGCAAGTCCTTAGCCAAATTGCAGTAG
- the LOC11435004 gene encoding uncharacterized protein has product MLSLTKRLSSLTPFLSRTSHQLRSPPQPSPTHSRRRPKSTPLPLKKPEERSEWWIVDGEMHEIGDHVPPRERFVIPRENIPNKRRKQLREQFMRRTRLVLKESEHDPWCKRYMELYNELRENWERLYWDEGFSNKLARDHANYESAEDDDEDFSPYRNRRPQMEYNKDLNFVRDRKSDTLEKVNLIRDKFEYDRERRMREKAFAPMHGGSVADSHDSEGWNQPLNTDRYFSQTERYQEDNNK; this is encoded by the exons ATGCTATCTCTCACCAAACGCCTTTCCTCTCTCACCCCCTTTCTTTCTCGCACCTCCCATCAACTTCGCTCTCCTCCTCAACCCTCCCCCACCCATTCCAGACGCCGCCCCAAGTCTACGCCTCTTCCGCTCAAAAAACCGGAGGAAAGATCAGAATGGTGGATCGTCGATGGCGAAATGCACGAAATCGGTGATCACGTTCCGCCACGTGAACGGTTCGTTATTCCTCGTGAGAATATCCCTAACAAACGACGTAAACAGTTGAGAGAACAGTTCATGCGTAGAACTCGCCTCGTTCTTAAGGAATCT GAACATGATCCTTGGTGCAAAAGGTATATGGAATTATATAATGAACTTCGAGAAAATTGGGAGAGACTTTATTGGGACGAGGGTTTTTCTAACAAGCTTGCTCGGGATCATGCGAACTATGAGTCTgctgaagatgatgatgaagatttcTCTCCTTACAG GAATAGAAGACCCCAGATGGAATACAACAAG GACCTGAATTTTGTTAGAGACAGAAAGTCTGATACTTTGGAGAAAGTTAACCTCATTCGCGATAAATTTGAGTATGACAGAGAGAGAAGAATGAGGGAGAAAG CATTTGCTCCCATGCATGGAGGATCTGTTGCTGATTCTCATGATTCAGAAGGTTGGAACCAACCACTAAATACAGATCGATATTTTAGCCAAACGGAAAGGTATCAAGAGGACAATAATAAGTGA
- the LOC11435005 gene encoding uncharacterized protein — MNKGKVYKKRLETFIEGDKITETRVQDVAWLCSLSESEIDMLISLKLLIIKRAEWIGCKNLANKFDLKMLRAIALVLMENLKAEVKDASLVPDMVKSTAFLDVCNLLNCNSEVSATIEELSTSVGADIQPILQGSSLYCSPSPKRKKQKVAGRSASLKLFSSRKSLNL; from the exons atgaatAAAGGAAAAGTCTATAAGAAAAGATTGGAAACTTTTATTGAGGGTGATAAAATTACTGAGACTAGGGTTCAAGATGTAGCTTGGCTTTGCTCACTTTCCGaatctgaaatt GATATGCTGATTAGCTTGAAATTGTTGATAATTAAGCGGGCAGAATGGATAGGTTGTAAGAATTTGGCTAATAAATTCGACCTTAAGATGCTTAGAGCCATTG CACTTGTTTTGATGGAAAATCTCAAAGCAGAGGTAAAAGACGCATCTCTTGTACCAGATATGGTGAAATCTACTGCTTTTTTAGATGTATGCAACCTACTGAACTGTAACAGCGAGGTTTCTGCAACTATTGAAGAGCTAAGTACAAGTGTTGGTGCTGATATACAACCAATTCTCCAAGG TTCCTCCTTATACTGTTCACCCTCTCCCAAACGAAAGAAGCAAAAAGTTGCTGGTCGCAGCGCAAGTTTAAAATTATTCTCTTCAAGGAAGTCTCTAAATTTGTAG
- the LOC11434486 gene encoding uncharacterized protein gives MDHEYHFKRNHVPAFGSWDWNDNLPFTQCFESARQGGFLHYSYSESNEDQDLYVAGDLYDNHVVTPAMIVVPRRREKVRSQHEKDVKKQNWVSHVVKEPPSPTPMSRPTPKPVDEDLYKISPDLLYVKTRKKRGLCFFQSCFTCIA, from the exons ATGGATCAT GAATACCACTTCAAGAGGAACCATGTACCAGCATTTGGTAGCTGGGATTGGAATGATAATCTTCCATTCACTCAATGCTTTGAATCTGCAAGACAAGGTGGTTTTCTACACTATAGTTACTCTGAAAGTAATGAAGATCAAGATCTTTATGTTGCTGGTGATTTGTATGATAATCATGTTGTTACTCCTGCAATGATTGTTGTTCCACGTAGAAGG GAAAAGGTACGTTCCCAACATGAAAAGGATGTGAAAAAGCAAAATTGGGTGAGCCATGTTGTGAAAGAACCACCAAGTCCCACTCCAATGTCAAGACCAACACCAAAGCCTGTTGATGAAGACTTGTACAAAATTTCACCAGATCTTCTTTATGTCAAAACTAGGAAG AAGAGAGGGTTGTGTTTCTTTCAAAGTTGCTTCACTTGCATTGCATGA